The following proteins come from a genomic window of Rhodothermales bacterium:
- a CDS encoding threonylcarbamoyl-AMP synthase translates to MRTTLTSSCEEAAAFIRRGELAAFPTETVYGLGADALDVTAVKRIFEVKGRPTDNPMIVHLANADDIQSVVREISRAAGLLVSAFVPGPLTLVLEKASIIPMEVTAGLTTVGVRVPAHPVAHEFLSACGRPVAAPSANRSGAPSPTTWESVREDLDGLVPCILKGDRSAVGLESTVVDCTGSTPMILREGAIGLDMLRTIVPGVQPSSTSGGRTERSPGLRHRHYAPEARVRLYDPDAPVPAESSAYIGVSRPLAEAGFEIVMICRDVDHYAHELFHFFRECDRKGVRRIYCQRPPASGIGAALLDRIVRAGEPASRKG, encoded by the coding sequence GTGCGCACAACCCTCACCTCGTCATGCGAGGAGGCCGCGGCCTTCATTCGTCGTGGCGAGCTTGCGGCATTTCCGACTGAGACAGTTTACGGTCTTGGAGCAGACGCCCTTGACGTGACCGCTGTGAAGCGGATATTCGAGGTCAAGGGGCGGCCCACCGACAACCCCATGATCGTTCACCTGGCGAACGCAGATGACATTCAATCGGTCGTCCGTGAGATTTCGCGGGCCGCCGGGTTACTGGTAAGCGCCTTCGTTCCGGGACCCTTGACGCTCGTGCTTGAGAAGGCCTCGATAATACCGATGGAGGTCACGGCCGGTCTGACGACGGTCGGCGTTCGCGTGCCGGCCCATCCGGTAGCCCATGAGTTTCTCAGTGCGTGCGGTCGACCCGTCGCAGCACCGTCCGCCAACCGGTCCGGAGCACCGAGCCCGACGACATGGGAGTCCGTTAGGGAGGATCTCGACGGCCTGGTGCCCTGCATTCTTAAGGGCGACCGTTCTGCTGTCGGCCTCGAGTCAACAGTCGTTGACTGCACCGGATCCACCCCGATGATTCTCCGGGAGGGAGCCATCGGTCTGGACATGCTTCGAACGATTGTACCCGGGGTCCAGCCGTCTTCCACGTCCGGCGGCCGCACAGAACGAAGTCCCGGGCTCCGGCATCGGCATTATGCGCCCGAAGCGCGGGTACGATTGTACGATCCTGACGCACCGGTTCCAGCGGAATCAAGCGCCTACATTGGAGTCTCGAGGCCGCTAGCCGAAGCGGGCTTTGAGATCGTCATGATCTGCCGCGACGTAGATCACTACGCGCACGAGCTGTTCCACTTCTTTCGCGAATGCGATCGAAAGGGTGTTCGGCGTATCTACTGCCAGCGCCCACCGGCGTCGGGCATTGGTGCCGCCCTGCTGGATCGAATCGTCAGAGCGGGAGAACCGGCGTCGCGAAAGGGCTGA